Genomic DNA from Parambassis ranga chromosome 5, fParRan2.1, whole genome shotgun sequence:
AAACAAATATATGGCCCTTAGTTAATTACTGCAAATCATCCTTCCATACTTCCAGAAACTGTCTAGTTAGCCAAACAACAAGCTGCCCAAGGCTGGATCCATACATTGAAGCTACGCAACAGCTGAGATGATAATTGTCTAAGCTTGTACTTCACCAGCTAACATGATTTATCAACTTCAGCCAACAATAAGTCATGTAGCAATACAAAGCTAATGTGAAACATTGTTTTGTGCTTCCAAGAATGATGTAAGgcagttagccagctagctgcaTGTTGAGCACTGATCTGGATTTGATACAATTCAATTTAACATCAACAACACTCAGGTAAACAGACAAATTGCGGTACAACTCACCACCACGTCTATAGGTGTCACTATTCCTACGTTTAGAACCTTTGAGCTTGTTTTGATTACAGCCTAACAATGCACTACCAGACTGAACCATTGTATACACACTATCACTGACTTCACTGGCTGGTGGGTGGTGTTCACTCTTTCACCAACACTCTCTGAAGGAGGTCTGCTGACCCTCGTGAACTCATTTTGTCATAAAATGTTCTaccaaagtgaaaaaaaaaaaatcttcaggaGGTCATTTCCACATTTTGATTTTCAAACACCTCAGACCAGAACACTGATGATATGTTAAAAAGTAATCCCTATTTTAAACACTTTCCCATGGCAAGCTATCAGTCATACTTTATATTTTGAAatcataaaaacaggaagtgggagCTTTTGCTTCCAGCACCTCTCTGACTGACTTTTCATCTCCAGTTTCTACCTCTGCTCCTCAGTTTCTTATGCATCTTCctcgctttttttttcttgtacatTCACATCAGCATAGAGGCCGTCAATAGCCGCGAAGAAGCTATAACTGATTccaactttgaaaaaaaaaagttgcacaaACAAAATATCCCTGCACAGTGCAAACTACTGTACGCATAAACACATCTTTAACGATCATCTCAtcgtcttttttattttgtgtctttttttaagaaGTCTTGTTCACACATGTATTATAGAGAGATCACACCcacttgttttatatttgttattttttttctgtaaagcCTTAGTCCTcgtatttgattttatttttgtagatATAATTTTAAAAACGGATGTATAAATTATTTTctcctttgtttttaaaattggtGAGATTGTAGCtgcacagaaggaaaaaaaagctcatgTGTCAGATTCATGTGTTTTGTGAGATTAAAAAGAAACTGGATTAAGAAAAtgagtctgattggtctgttTCATTCAATGGTCTATTATTCATTAATAACAAACTGTTCCTATAAAAAGGGTTACATTTCCTATAATTATTCcaaattacaaataaatacCATTAGTGCTCTTCCTGACAAACTCTCCATGGGTTAATGTGTTTTGATCGGTCAGTCAGGCTGTTATAAGTGGGAAACAGTAACCCTCTGTGTAATTGACCGTTGCCATGGAGACGGTCTGGGGAGTTTTCCATAAAgtccattaaaaaaataaatggtaAATTGAATTCAAAAAGTAAATCTTGCGTTAAGAGCTGTTTTGTGACGTAATTCTAAAAGCAGAAATGGATTTATACACCGCAGAGTTctggatttcaaaataaaagcttgccTGTTAAACGGCTGTCGTTCCCGCAGGTTTGCAGTAGATTGCAGCGAGTTTAAGTGACGCTGGTCATTCTTTATAAATTACTTTAGTAGTATTTAGTCGTTATGGGCAGACGTTCAGAGAACATAAAGCACTGTGATGTAAGGCgtgttggttttattttggaaatcaTTAccggaagctgtgtgtgtgtattctatCTGGCTTGACCCCCCCGCGGCTCTCAGCCGGTGCTGGATGTCCGCGCAGACCCCCCTCAGCTCAGCGGGGCTCcgccacacagcagcagatgcgGAGCCGCGATGAGGTGCTGCTGCCTGTTGTGCATCTTCGCTGCTTCGATCTTTTTTTAAGgcgaaacaaaaaacagaaagaaacgaACTGTACGAAGAAGATTTGAGTCTCGGTCCCTCTGTGACGGAGCGTGCAGCCCGCGGACAGATGAGAAAGTGATTTCTGCGCATTTTGGGGACTTTTtgttggagctgctgcagcGACCATCCGGCTCTTTGTGCTGCGGGCTGCAGCGCTTTCCTTTTGGGCAGAAAGGTAAGACTATCCCGCGGGGATTGTGGATAAAACTGTTGTTTACATGTGGTCTAAACTGGCTCTGGCTTTAAACTACTAAATGAACCGTTGCTGCCCTTACTTTGATTCAATTTGCGTCTCGCCAAGACTGATGAGCTGGCAGTTCACTCCCAGTAATCTGACTGGACCCCTTTCTCTCGCCCTCGCTGAGTTCCATATCAGTGGACTTGTGCGCTTTTACGCACGCTGTGTGCCAAAAGGAACACGTTCACTGTGAGGGTTGATCACTTCACTTCTGGGTGTGTTCTGCTTTGTCTCACCCTCGCGGTGTCTACACGCGACGCATTATGCGTTCCCCCAAAACATTCAGGGCCCCTCGCTCAGTTATCGTCAGCTCTCACTTGCTGAGTGTTTGAAACGTGGAGGGCCTCGGAGTGCGGGGGTCACCTCCGGGAGTCAGCTGCTGCCACGCCTCGCTGACCCACTGCCACCCTGAGGCCTGGAGGCCCTTGGGAGCCACACAGGAAGGCTGTTGGAGTCGTCAGCAGCATGTGAGGGTGTTAAAAACAAGAGACAACAATTAACATGTTGACAAAGAGCCTCTCTTATTTAACATGTGAAGTGGATTGTATTGTTTAAAGGTGACgaatcactcactcacactttgGCTGTCTGGGGCACTTGTGCTTCCACATTGCATGCAAACAGTCTCCCATCCCAGATGAAGCTGCACATGAACGCCAGTGTAAATCAATCTGTGGTGAATTGATCACAGTGGGAGAGGCTCAGTGGTGCAATCTATGTGATCGACCATCTCAGAGTGAGGGGGCACACGCtggatttgtttacatttactgcacaacaacacaattgAGACATTGTTTGGGAtacttgacacacacataccaggCCCTGCTACTCATTGTCTTGTTGCATGTCATCCATAATCTGAGGGTACAAGTCAAATATTTGTCCCCACGGTATGTTTACATCaccatgtgatgctgtgtttCACTATTGAGCAGCAACTCACACTTGTCATTGACCTGAAACTAGGCCTTTATGATTATTTCACAGATAACAGTTTAGAAATAAAACTTGTCTGTTTTATCGCATTGTGCTTAAGAGGTAGAACTTCACGTTATCAACACCCCTCAGCctcaaagcagctgcagcaaagatCATTTTCACACCACTGTTGGGAATACATCTTCTTAGGTCATTGTAATTTCCATTTTTAGTGCTCGACCTGACACAGTTTTGTGGCAGATACCGCATTcatccttctttttttaaaggaatgATGTGTCAAAGGAGGTAATAGCCTTATATGGGGGACAAAATGTTGTCCCCCATATAAAGTATCATAAGAGACGTAACACTAGAGTCCAGCAGTGGTCCTAATATGGAGATCTGGTGCACACCCTTCTTATTTTTTAGTTGCTTACTGTTATAGGTTAACCTTCAAAAGAAGGACGCACTATGACCTATTTATTGTCACTGTAATATTAGCGTTACAACAAATATTGAGCTATCAGTCAGAGAAACTTCCCATGGCCACAACTACAATACATCCTCAATCATGAGTCCATGTGTGAATCACATGGAAGCCATTACAGAAGTGTCCAATGCAGAAGACAGGACAGTGGAGGCCCAAATAGAAAACACGAGGAGATTTGTTATTAGATTAGGAGTCTACTTGGAAAGTACCCACAAGACAACagcacagaagaaaaacaacaaacagactcTCAGCCTGTCCTGAGAGTGAAGTCAGACTGGACGGTGAATGAGCTGTTTTTGTCTTCTGAGGTGTGTGgttcagggggaaaaaagggggggggggttgatgtTCCGGTTCCCATGGTAACTTCCCCCCTTTTCCCTGTCTTTTCTCACCCCCTAGTCTACCATTCATCCCCATTGTAGTAGTCAAAGCTCTGTTGCTGTTGGAAACCACGGGGGACGGTTGGGGAATGTGGCGTCTAGGAAAGTATGTATTGCACAACaacactgcaaaaactgcaaaaTACTGGTCGTGTAAGACGGTGAAGACGTCCCGGAGTCTCTGATACATGAAACTGGAGCAATTATGGAGCTGCTCAGCCTCCACTCAGGCTTGTCCTGCACACTGGAGACTCCTAGCCTAGAATAGAATGTGGTGTAATTGTCCTTTATTGGCTGAGAACTCGAgtctaaacataaaaaaaatatctcaAAGTGGAAGAATGGGCCCAGCtatgtcctctgctgcagagcgctcacacactttcacacacctCAGAGTGCCAACATTTCAACAATGCTGTCTCTCTTCTTGGTTTGTGTCCCTCTGAGACCATGTCGCTTCTGTCTCACATGACAAATTATCTTTgtcctttccctccctctcctcatttCTCGTTCTGCCTCCCCTCCTCACATCTCCTGCGCATGAGCCCTTTTTCCAAACTCACTCTCTCAATAATTCATCCCTCTCTCCTTGTCTTCACCCCGCCCCTCCTCTTTTCCCAGGCCTCCAAGATAGATTCCCTCAGGAGTAAAGTGGACTTGCTGCGCCTCCCGTTGGCTCTCTCTTCCAAGTCCATCAGCAACTGCAAGAGCCAGTTGGGCGTGGTCTGGGAGAAGGGCGGCGGCTCGGGGACAGGAGTGGCCCATAAACTCCGCCCACCGCCGGCCTCTGACATGGACAACGAGTCAACGTACTCGGGCTACTCCTACAAGTCGTCCCACTCACGGAGTTCCCGCAAACACAGGTAGAAGATTGTCGTTGCTCAAACTGTTGAACTGCAGGTATTTATATTTTGGCTTATGAAattaattcatatttttattttccagagaGAGAAGGGACAGGCATCGCTCAAAGAATCATGACATCACCAACCGTGGAGAAAAATCTGTCATCATCCAGGCTCcagggcagcagctgctggacacGGAGTCCACCAGAGGAGACGACAGGGTCAGGCTTCACTCATTCCTCAGAACATTTGTGTTACTCTGGTGTCATATCGTTGACactcaatctctctctctgctctctctttaGGATGATAACTGGGGCGAGACTACCACGGTGGTCACTGGCACCTCTGTGGACAGCATCTCCAATGAGGACTTGACACGGATCTCTAAGGACTTAGAGGATTCTTCACCACTTGAGTGCCGCCGTTACATCAGCCCAGCTTTGGGTGCCATTTTGgggctcctctctctgctcactCCTCTGGCCTTCTTGGCCCTCCCACAGCTCCTGTGGCGGGACACATTGGACCCTTGTGGCACTCCATGCGAGGGACTTTACATTTCGCTTGCGTTCAAGCTCCTGATTCTCCTCATCTCCACATGGGCCCTGTTTCTCCGCCCGCCCAGAGCCACTCTGCCTCGCTTCTTTGTCTTTCGCTGTCTGCTGCTGGCACTGGTCTTTCTCTTCGTAGCGTCCTATTGGCTCTTCTATGGGGTTCGGGTGCTGGAGCCAAGAGAGACGGACTACAGGGGGATTGTGGGATACGCAGCCTCTCTGGTGGATGCGCTGCTGTTCATTCAGTACCTGGCTCTGGTGCTGTTGGAGGTCCGACATCTGCAGCCTGCTTTCTGCCTGAAGGTGGTGAGGAGCACAGATGGAGTGAGCCGCTTCTACAATGTGGGACAACTCAGGTTAGTGTGTGTCGAACATGCAACATGTTAGTCAAACTCTTTGGTGGGACACACAGGGAACCAATCAGATTTGTGCCAAGAGAAAGTTCCTTGCATGGCCACTTGGGGTGCGGGACAATGTCCATAGACCTCATGTAGATAATATTCACATGGTTACTGCCTGTTCCAAAAAGGGTTCTGGCCTCTATTGACAACTACAGACCCATCTGGGGAGTAGTCCTTGCAAACTTTATGTTTTTTAAGCTACAAGAAGTATTAGCATGTGATTCTTGGATCTTAAGAACCTTGTGAAGCTGTCTACCAAAGCGTTACTGACCTCTGTTGCTCTACTGGTCCTCCACCCATTTTAACAATGTTACATCTTTGTCTGTCCATATTTAAAATAAGTCACGTGATATTGAAACTATGTGACCTTTTATAGTCAACACAACCGCAAAAAAAGACGTCTGACAAAAACCAGACGATAGATGTGTTTATCTGGcacacagcagctttttttttaactttagagGTTCACCACTTCCTGCTTTTGCATGTTGGCATAGCCAAGAAACTGCGAAACAGTCGGGTGCGATTCTCAGATAACAGccctgtttcttcctgtttctgatACAACACAGTATTCAGCGGGCAGCTGTGTGGCTACTAGACCAGTACTACAGCGACTTCCCCGTCTATAACCCCGCTCTGCTTAACCTGCCCAAATCCATCCTCACCAAGAAGATGtctgcctttaaaatctacaaCCTGGAGGAAGGTAAAATGGTGCATTCCTACATCCATGTTTACATTTCAGACACACTACATGTTGATGGGAACGTTCATTTGTATGTTTCCGTCCACAGAAAATGGCACCA
This window encodes:
- the LOC114436660 gene encoding vang-like protein 2, which gives rise to MDNESTYSGYSYKSSHSRSSRKHRERRDRHRSKNHDITNRGEKSVIIQAPGQQLLDTESTRGDDRDDNWGETTTVVTGTSVDSISNEDLTRISKDLEDSSPLECRRYISPALGAILGLLSLLTPLAFLALPQLLWRDTLDPCGTPCEGLYISLAFKLLILLISTWALFLRPPRATLPRFFVFRCLLLALVFLFVASYWLFYGVRVLEPRETDYRGIVGYAASLVDALLFIQYLALVLLEVRHLQPAFCLKVVRSTDGVSRFYNVGQLSIQRAAVWLLDQYYSDFPVYNPALLNLPKSILTKKMSAFKIYNLEEENGTNNSTGQSRAMIAAAARRRDNSHNEYYYEEAEVERRVRKRKARLVVAVEEAFTHIKRHQDEEMATSSPKHPRELMDPREAAQAIFAPMARAMQKYLRATRQQSYHSMESIINHLQFCITHNMTPKAFLERYLTAGPTVQYLDSSRGRQWTLVSEEPVTSSLRQGQVFCLRRLDFSLVVTVTPLPFLRLGEEFIDPKSHKFVLKLQSETSV